A single Natranaerobius thermophilus JW/NM-WN-LF DNA region contains:
- a CDS encoding DUF896 domain-containing protein: MISQDLINRINELYKKQKESGLTDEEQQEQQKLRQEYLKGIRKQVLKQMGEDPEKEPKNN; this comes from the coding sequence TTGATCTCTCAAGATTTAATAAATAGAATTAATGAGCTATACAAGAAACAAAAAGAATCAGGTTTAACTGATGAAGAACAACAAGAACAGCAAAAATTAAGACAGGAATATTTAAAAGGGATTAGAAAACAAGTGCTTAAACAGATGGGCGAGGATCCAGAAAAAGAACCTAAAAATAATTAA
- the mtaB gene encoding tRNA (N(6)-L-threonylcarbamoyladenosine(37)-C(2))-methylthiotransferase MtaB: MIIGEKNKSFKIITLGCPLNQSESDLMRARLHQAGYSETGTGDDTADIYIINSCTVTQNAARKSRKEARKAKKGNPDAWVCLVGCYGEMEYEEIKEKIPEIDLIIGTRNREKAIEKLVGQELDLNQFHNFPQDNNEIRPDKIRPAIKIQEGCDQSCSYCIVTLARGRPKSREFRQIKQQVKSYLEEGYQEIILAGTNMGLYGKDVKGQSKHSYKFIDLPMLVSELATLPYDDYRIRISSLEPLEMTEELLYAMKEHDKICNYLYLPLQSGSDRILKLMNRKYTTDDFARIVEKAKTLLPGVGIMTDLIVGFPGEKEEDHKATMEFVEELKLSKLHVFPYSPRPKTLAASFNVQVRPDIKRARTEEMKELGQKLARRFYQENLNTRLRVLYERNYETSDKILGEGFSENYCLVRFETKGTNLTNKKGEFVNVISHQNYDWGLMGSTSQEVKY, encoded by the coding sequence ATGATTATAGGTGAAAAAAATAAATCATTTAAAATCATAACTTTAGGATGTCCTCTTAACCAGTCAGAAAGTGATTTAATGAGAGCCAGACTTCATCAAGCTGGGTATAGTGAAACTGGAACTGGAGATGATACTGCCGATATATATATTATTAATTCCTGTACCGTTACCCAAAATGCTGCAAGAAAGTCAAGAAAAGAAGCCAGAAAAGCAAAAAAGGGAAATCCAGATGCCTGGGTTTGTTTAGTCGGTTGTTATGGTGAGATGGAATACGAAGAAATTAAAGAAAAAATACCTGAAATAGATTTAATTATAGGTACGCGAAATCGAGAAAAAGCTATTGAAAAACTAGTTGGCCAGGAATTAGATTTAAATCAATTTCATAATTTTCCCCAAGATAATAATGAAATAAGACCTGATAAAATTAGGCCTGCTATAAAAATACAAGAAGGTTGTGACCAATCATGTAGTTACTGTATAGTTACTCTGGCGCGTGGTCGTCCCAAGAGTAGAGAGTTTCGACAAATCAAACAACAGGTAAAATCTTATCTGGAAGAGGGCTATCAAGAGATTATATTAGCTGGAACAAATATGGGCTTATATGGTAAAGATGTGAAAGGTCAATCAAAGCACTCTTATAAATTTATAGATTTGCCCATGCTTGTTTCTGAGCTGGCTACATTACCTTATGACGATTATAGGATTAGGATAAGTTCTTTAGAACCTTTGGAAATGACTGAGGAACTTTTATATGCCATGAAAGAACACGACAAAATTTGTAATTATCTGTACTTGCCTCTTCAGAGTGGCAGTGATAGAATACTTAAACTAATGAACAGAAAGTATACTACCGATGATTTTGCCAGGATAGTGGAAAAGGCCAAGACATTACTTCCCGGCGTGGGCATCATGACAGATTTGATAGTTGGTTTTCCTGGAGAGAAGGAAGAAGATCATAAAGCTACCATGGAATTTGTAGAAGAATTGAAGTTAAGCAAGCTACATGTTTTTCCCTATTCACCTCGCCCTAAAACACTAGCTGCAAGCTTTAATGTTCAGGTTCGTCCTGATATCAAAAGAGCGAGGACTGAAGAAATGAAAGAGTTGGGTCAAAAACTTGCTAGAAGATTTTATCAGGAAAACTTAAATACCAGGTTGCGGGTTTTGTATGAGCGAAATTATGAAACATCTGATAAAATTTTGGGTGAAGGTTTTTCGGAAAACTATTGTTTGGTTAGATTTGAAACAAAGGGTACTAATCTAACTAATAAAAAAGGTGAATTTGTAAACGTAATAAGCCATCAAAATTATGATTGGGGATTGATGGGTTCAACAAGTCAGGAGGTGAAATATTGA
- the yunB gene encoding sporulation protein YunB — translation MFGKRPLTRAPNRYRKIVPIFIIILIVVMLIKGFIWIEENIRPTFLAIAEARAKIIAFDAINEAINERVAQNIMYEDLVLVDKDSDGQITMAQTNTMEINRVQAETVRRVQNTLRRIEGEKVNIPLGQVLGSQILATYGPSIPVTLVPIGTVHVDVSHSFSEAGINQTRHKIYLEVYADVQVVIPFISTSREVKTAVPVADTLYMGDVPDTVVELPFPIKDNSNIQTRGFQSESSNTNSRTSFDEGNSTFNEPGDSDFGQSNFGNQSIDGGEPSIPYFNK, via the coding sequence ATGTTTGGTAAGAGACCCTTAACTAGGGCCCCAAATAGATATAGAAAGATAGTACCTATTTTTATAATTATATTAATAGTTGTTATGTTGATAAAGGGTTTTATATGGATCGAAGAAAATATTAGACCTACTTTCTTAGCCATCGCAGAAGCTAGAGCAAAGATTATTGCCTTCGATGCAATTAATGAAGCTATTAATGAACGAGTTGCTCAAAATATAATGTATGAAGACTTGGTACTGGTGGATAAAGATTCTGATGGTCAAATAACAATGGCTCAAACTAATACAATGGAGATTAATAGAGTTCAAGCTGAAACTGTTCGTAGAGTGCAAAATACTCTACGTAGAATTGAAGGCGAAAAAGTTAATATACCACTAGGCCAAGTTCTAGGCAGTCAAATTTTAGCCACATACGGACCTAGTATTCCAGTGACTTTAGTACCTATAGGAACGGTTCATGTAGATGTAAGTCACTCCTTTAGTGAAGCGGGGATCAACCAGACTAGACATAAAATTTATTTGGAAGTTTATGCGGATGTTCAAGTAGTAATTCCTTTTATTTCAACAAGTCGTGAAGTTAAAACAGCAGTACCAGTTGCTGATACTTTATACATGGGAGATGTTCCAGATACAGTAGTTGAACTACCTTTCCCTATTAAGGATAATAGTAATATTCAGACAAGAGGTTTTCAAAGTGAGTCCTCAAATACCAATTCTAGAACCAGCTTTGATGAAGGAAATTCTACTTTCAATGAACCTGGAGACAGTGATTTTGGGCAGAGTAACTTTGGGAATCAAAGTATTGATGGAGGAGAACCTTCAATACCGTACTTTAATAAGTAA
- the tyrS gene encoding tyrosine--tRNA ligase produces MEIFSHGTEEIISKEELQNKIQKSIDSNEPLRLKLGLDPSAPDIHLGHTVVLRKLKQIQEMGHNVTIIIGDFTGKIGDPTGRSETRKQMTTEEILENAETYKEQIFKILYSDKTDVRFNSEWLSNLKFEDIIELSSKVTVARMLEREDFNWRYKKNRPISLHEFFYPIMQGYDSVFLDSDVEFGATEQKFNLLMGRQLQKEKGNTPQIALMLPILVGTDGEKKMSKSLGNYIGIEEKPYDMYGKTMSIPDELIIDYFTLTTDLLPEEVDEIEKALNEGKNPRDIKMKLAREIVTLYHGKEEAEKAEQEFLKVFQQRQLPEDIPEYSLETIKKDMTDEHKIPIVKLLQNCELVSSNSEGRRMVKQGAVKLEGEKVTDKNAEVEISPGAIIQVGKRKFAKITE; encoded by the coding sequence ATGGAAATCTTTTCCCATGGTACCGAAGAAATAATTTCTAAAGAAGAATTGCAGAATAAGATTCAAAAGTCCATTGATAGTAATGAGCCATTACGGTTGAAACTAGGTTTGGACCCTTCGGCTCCTGACATTCATTTGGGGCACACTGTAGTATTGCGTAAACTAAAACAGATTCAAGAGATGGGACATAATGTTACCATTATTATTGGTGACTTTACTGGTAAAATTGGTGATCCTACAGGAAGAAGTGAAACAAGAAAACAAATGACAACAGAAGAAATATTGGAAAATGCCGAAACCTATAAGGAACAAATTTTTAAAATTTTGTATTCTGATAAAACCGACGTAAGATTTAACTCAGAATGGCTATCTAACTTGAAGTTTGAAGATATCATAGAACTATCTAGCAAGGTAACAGTTGCACGAATGTTAGAAAGAGAAGACTTTAATTGGAGGTATAAGAAAAATCGTCCAATTAGTTTACATGAATTCTTTTACCCAATTATGCAGGGTTATGATTCAGTATTCTTGGATTCCGATGTGGAATTTGGAGCAACAGAACAAAAGTTTAATTTATTAATGGGAAGGCAACTGCAAAAAGAAAAAGGTAACACACCTCAAATTGCTCTGATGCTTCCTATATTAGTGGGGACTGATGGCGAGAAAAAGATGAGCAAAAGTTTGGGTAATTATATAGGTATAGAAGAAAAACCATATGATATGTACGGAAAAACTATGTCTATCCCTGATGAATTAATAATTGATTACTTTACACTAACTACCGATCTATTACCAGAAGAAGTTGATGAAATAGAAAAAGCTTTAAATGAAGGGAAAAATCCCAGAGATATAAAAATGAAGCTTGCCCGTGAAATTGTAACACTTTATCATGGGAAAGAAGAGGCCGAAAAGGCTGAACAGGAATTTTTGAAGGTGTTTCAACAGCGCCAATTGCCAGAAGATATCCCTGAATACTCTTTAGAAACTATTAAAAAAGATATGACTGATGAACATAAGATACCTATTGTAAAACTACTGCAAAACTGTGAATTGGTAAGCAGTAATAGTGAAGGTCGTAGAATGGTTAAACAAGGAGCAGTAAAACTAGAAGGTGAAAAAGTGACTGATAAAAACGCGGAAGTAGAAATTTCACCAGGTGCTATTATTCAAGTAGGAAAAAGAAAGTTTGCGAAGATAACAGAATAA